The proteins below are encoded in one region of Podarcis raffonei isolate rPodRaf1 chromosome 8, rPodRaf1.pri, whole genome shotgun sequence:
- the LOC128418565 gene encoding FXYD domain-containing ion transport regulator 5-like isoform X3, producing MPGKRNAWWTVASAMKLFVFLLLVCVSLSGPVDAQGTSSPLVGQEADGNRTTTESFLPSTAEEPEAENMTASPLNFQQRENASLRVEETSVAEVEKTKGITPSSVSFTSAAEVTQAQQPSVDQRRRTDVWKVDYQENVFHYDYYSLRKGGLIAAAILFILGILILTCGKNGKSRCRGKKRTRNYDVTPA from the exons ATGCCCGGCAAACGGAACGCCTGGTGGACTGTAGCATCCGCCATGAAG CTCTTTGTCTTTCTGCTGCTTGTCTGTGTGAGCCTCAGTGGTCCTGTAGATGCTCAAG GTACCTCATCCCCACTTGTAGGGCAGGAGGCAGATGGCAATAGAACCACAACTGAGTCCTTTTTGCCTTCCACAG CAGAGGAGCCAGAGGCTGAAAATATGACGGCAAGCCCTCTGAATTTCCAGCAACGGGAGAATGCATCACTAAGGG TAGAAGAGACGTCTGTAGCTGAAGTGGAGAAAACTAAAGGCATCACCCCTAGCAGTGTGAGCTTCACCAGTGCTGCAG AAGTTACCCAAGCTCAACAGCCATCTGTAGACCAGAGGAGGAGAACAG ATGTTTGGAAGGTAGATTACCAAGAGAATGTTTTCCATTATG ATTACTATTCCCTGCGCAAGGGGGGCTTGATAGCTGCTGCCATCCTCTTCATTCTTGGCATTCTCATTCTCACCT GTGGGAAAAATGGAAAATCTCGATGCAGAGGGAAGAAGCGGACAAG GAACTACGACGTGACACCAGCCTGA
- the LOC128418565 gene encoding FXYD domain-containing ion transport regulator 5-like isoform X1 — protein MAKKNKNKKPESGGREMVSAVSESLGIYSPESGQLFVFLLLVCVSLSGPVDAQGTSSPLVGQEADGNRTTTESFLPSTAEEPEAENMTASPLNFQQRENASLRVEETSVAEVEKTKGITPSSVSFTSAAEVTQAQQPSVDQRRRTDVWKVDYQENVFHYDYYSLRKGGLIAAAILFILGILILTCGKNGKSRCRGKKRTRNYDVTPA, from the exons atggcaaaaaaaaacaaaaacaaaaaaccagagtcGGGAGGAAGGGAGATGGTCTCAGCGGTCAGCGAAAGTCTTGGGATTTATAGTCCAGAATCCGGACAG CTCTTTGTCTTTCTGCTGCTTGTCTGTGTGAGCCTCAGTGGTCCTGTAGATGCTCAAG GTACCTCATCCCCACTTGTAGGGCAGGAGGCAGATGGCAATAGAACCACAACTGAGTCCTTTTTGCCTTCCACAG CAGAGGAGCCAGAGGCTGAAAATATGACGGCAAGCCCTCTGAATTTCCAGCAACGGGAGAATGCATCACTAAGGG TAGAAGAGACGTCTGTAGCTGAAGTGGAGAAAACTAAAGGCATCACCCCTAGCAGTGTGAGCTTCACCAGTGCTGCAG AAGTTACCCAAGCTCAACAGCCATCTGTAGACCAGAGGAGGAGAACAG ATGTTTGGAAGGTAGATTACCAAGAGAATGTTTTCCATTATG ATTACTATTCCCTGCGCAAGGGGGGCTTGATAGCTGCTGCCATCCTCTTCATTCTTGGCATTCTCATTCTCACCT GTGGGAAAAATGGAAAATCTCGATGCAGAGGGAAGAAGCGGACAAG GAACTACGACGTGACACCAGCCTGA
- the LOC128418565 gene encoding FXYD domain-containing ion transport regulator 5-like isoform X2 yields the protein MAKKNKNKKPESGGREMVSAVSESLGIYSPESGQLFVFLLLVCVSLSGPVDAQGTSSPLVGQEADGNRTTTESFLPSTAEEPEAENMTASPLNFQQRENASLREETSVAEVEKTKGITPSSVSFTSAAEVTQAQQPSVDQRRRTDVWKVDYQENVFHYDYYSLRKGGLIAAAILFILGILILTCGKNGKSRCRGKKRTRNYDVTPA from the exons atggcaaaaaaaaacaaaaacaaaaaaccagagtcGGGAGGAAGGGAGATGGTCTCAGCGGTCAGCGAAAGTCTTGGGATTTATAGTCCAGAATCCGGACAG CTCTTTGTCTTTCTGCTGCTTGTCTGTGTGAGCCTCAGTGGTCCTGTAGATGCTCAAG GTACCTCATCCCCACTTGTAGGGCAGGAGGCAGATGGCAATAGAACCACAACTGAGTCCTTTTTGCCTTCCACAG CAGAGGAGCCAGAGGCTGAAAATATGACGGCAAGCCCTCTGAATTTCCAGCAACGGGAGAATGCATCACTAAGGG AAGAGACGTCTGTAGCTGAAGTGGAGAAAACTAAAGGCATCACCCCTAGCAGTGTGAGCTTCACCAGTGCTGCAG AAGTTACCCAAGCTCAACAGCCATCTGTAGACCAGAGGAGGAGAACAG ATGTTTGGAAGGTAGATTACCAAGAGAATGTTTTCCATTATG ATTACTATTCCCTGCGCAAGGGGGGCTTGATAGCTGCTGCCATCCTCTTCATTCTTGGCATTCTCATTCTCACCT GTGGGAAAAATGGAAAATCTCGATGCAGAGGGAAGAAGCGGACAAG GAACTACGACGTGACACCAGCCTGA